In one window of Planctomycetota bacterium DNA:
- a CDS encoding GNAT family N-acetyltransferase, producing MTTTTTALSRYPKSLAGGLTVRPLRPEDESALVDFFRRIPVDERRLFKDDVTRPAVIQGWIRNLNYENILPLLAFDGRRVVADATLHRDRRGWSRHVAKIRITLDPEFRRRGLARALIREFIDLAPALRVALLHAEVLDVQKGARALFEDLDFECVATLPQHAIDFAGRVHDVLVYCLAVTPPERVAAEVAPVDEDADTGGAD from the coding sequence ATGACGACAACCACGACGGCCCTCTCGCGCTATCCGAAGTCCCTGGCCGGCGGGCTCACGGTGCGCCCCCTGCGGCCCGAAGACGAGTCGGCGCTGGTGGACTTCTTCCGGCGCATTCCCGTGGACGAGCGCCGGTTGTTCAAGGACGACGTGACGCGGCCCGCCGTCATCCAGGGCTGGATCCGCAACCTCAACTACGAGAACATCCTCCCCCTCCTCGCCTTCGACGGCCGCCGCGTGGTCGCCGACGCCACGCTTCACCGCGACCGCCGCGGCTGGTCGCGCCACGTCGCCAAGATCCGCATCACCCTGGACCCCGAGTTCCGCCGCCGGGGCCTGGCGCGGGCCCTCATCCGGGAATTCATCGACCTGGCGCCCGCCCTGCGCGTGGCGCTCCTGCACGCCGAGGTGCTCGACGTCCAGAAGGGCGCCCGCGCGCTCTTCGAGGATCTCGATTTCGAGTGCGTGGCCACGCTCCCTCAGCACGCGATCGACTTCGCCGGCCGCGTGCACGACGTCCTCGTCTATTGCCTCGCCGTCACGCCCCCCGAGCGGGTGGCCGCCGAGGTCGCCCCCGTGGACGAGGACGCCGACACGGGCGGCGCGGATTGA
- a CDS encoding DUF1343 domain-containing protein, whose product MVAILLAALVQAPDPPVRSGLDGLVRDGFAPLRGRRVGLVTNPTGIDARGRSAIDLIASAPEVRLVALLAPEHGLRANLDQPAIESGRDERTGIPIHSLYGKTRKPTPDMLQELDVLVFDLQDVGARFYTYITTLALVLEAARENGKDVVVLDRPNPIGGDVVEGPVLEEALRGRFIGYFPLPTRHGMTVGELARLYNEEFKIGARLTVVPLEGWRRSMFFDETGLPWVNPSPNMRSLEAALSYPGLGALEGTNLSVGRGTPNPFVRYGAPWIDERGLCEELNGRGLAGVRFKPVVFRPEPQPGLPRYPYTNEECRGFEVEIADRKAYRPVTAALHALDALHRRHRGAFSFGRAAEMIGRRDIEDAIRAGRAPAEIERSWREELQRFLEIRRRFLLYR is encoded by the coding sequence GTGGTCGCGATCCTCCTGGCCGCCCTCGTCCAGGCGCCCGACCCCCCCGTCCGGAGCGGCCTCGACGGGCTCGTCCGCGACGGCTTCGCCCCGCTGCGCGGCCGCCGCGTGGGACTCGTCACCAACCCCACCGGGATCGACGCCCGCGGCCGGTCGGCCATCGACCTGATCGCCTCCGCGCCCGAAGTCCGGCTCGTCGCGCTCCTGGCCCCCGAGCACGGGCTGCGCGCGAACCTCGACCAGCCGGCCATCGAAAGCGGCCGCGACGAACGCACGGGAATCCCCATCCACAGCCTTTACGGCAAGACCCGCAAGCCCACTCCCGACATGCTCCAGGAGCTCGACGTCCTCGTCTTCGATCTGCAGGACGTCGGGGCGCGCTTCTACACCTACATCACCACCCTTGCGCTCGTCCTCGAGGCCGCCCGCGAGAACGGCAAGGACGTCGTCGTCCTCGACCGGCCCAATCCCATCGGGGGCGACGTCGTGGAGGGACCCGTGCTCGAGGAAGCCCTCCGCGGCCGGTTCATCGGATACTTCCCCCTGCCCACCCGGCACGGCATGACCGTGGGGGAGCTGGCGCGTCTCTACAACGAGGAATTCAAGATCGGCGCGCGCCTCACCGTCGTCCCCCTGGAGGGCTGGCGGCGGTCGATGTTCTTCGACGAAACGGGCCTCCCCTGGGTCAACCCCTCGCCCAACATGCGCTCGCTCGAGGCGGCCCTCTCCTATCCCGGCCTGGGCGCCCTGGAAGGAACGAACCTCTCCGTCGGCCGCGGCACCCCGAACCCTTTCGTGCGGTACGGAGCCCCGTGGATCGACGAACGAGGACTCTGCGAGGAGCTCAACGGACGCGGACTCGCCGGGGTGCGCTTCAAGCCGGTCGTCTTCCGGCCCGAGCCCCAGCCGGGCCTGCCGCGCTACCCGTACACGAACGAAGAGTGCCGCGGCTTCGAAGTCGAGATCGCCGACCGGAAGGCCTATCGGCCGGTGACGGCGGCGCTTCACGCGCTCGACGCGCTTCACCGGCGCCACCGGGGCGCGTTCTCCTTCGGCCGGGCGGCCGAAATGATCGGGCGGCGGGACATCGAGGACGCGATCCGCGCCGGACGTGCCCCCGCCGAGATCGAGCGCTCCTGGCGGGAGGAGCTCCAGCGGTTCCTCGAAATCCGGCGGCGCTTCCTTCTCTACCGCTGA
- a CDS encoding exopolyphosphatase, which yields MRILTRGDLDGLTSSVLLTLAEKITEIRFAHPKDVQDGKVPCDAEDIVVNLPYVKGCGMWFDHHVSEEAKLDDIGPFKGRFAVAPSAARVVYDYYRKPEFDRFKELLEATDRLDSAQLTRDDVANPKGWILLGYTLDPRTGLGPEFQKYFRWLVEYVKEVPIEKILQHPEVKKRCDRVLREQEEFTQLLRANSRLDGNVVITDFRNVQNPPVGNRFLIYTLYPQANVEVRIFWGKERRTVNVAVGHSIFNRTCSVSCGELCARYGGGGHFGAGTCQLDPARAEAQIAEIVSVLKAGGAPPADAAPVRTKKAAPRKKAASKKKAGARKAPKAKVRRRARQR from the coding sequence ATGCGGATTCTCACGCGCGGCGACCTCGACGGGCTGACGAGCTCGGTCCTTTTGACGCTGGCGGAAAAGATCACCGAGATCCGGTTCGCGCACCCCAAGGACGTACAGGACGGCAAGGTGCCCTGCGACGCCGAAGACATCGTGGTGAATCTTCCGTACGTCAAGGGATGCGGGATGTGGTTCGATCACCACGTCTCGGAGGAAGCCAAGCTCGACGACATCGGTCCGTTCAAGGGGCGATTCGCCGTGGCGCCGAGCGCCGCGCGCGTGGTGTACGACTACTACCGCAAGCCCGAATTCGACCGCTTCAAGGAGCTCCTCGAGGCCACGGACCGGCTGGACAGCGCTCAGCTCACGCGGGACGACGTGGCGAACCCGAAGGGCTGGATTCTTCTGGGCTATACGCTCGATCCGCGCACGGGGCTCGGTCCGGAGTTCCAGAAGTACTTCCGCTGGCTCGTCGAGTACGTCAAGGAAGTGCCGATCGAGAAGATTCTTCAGCATCCGGAGGTGAAGAAGCGCTGCGACCGGGTGCTCCGGGAGCAGGAGGAGTTCACGCAGCTTCTGCGGGCGAACTCCCGGCTGGACGGGAACGTGGTGATCACGGATTTCCGCAACGTCCAGAATCCGCCGGTCGGCAATCGGTTCCTGATCTACACGCTTTATCCGCAGGCCAACGTCGAGGTGCGGATCTTCTGGGGGAAGGAGCGCAGGACCGTCAACGTCGCCGTGGGACACAGCATCTTCAACCGCACCTGTTCGGTGAGCTGCGGAGAGCTGTGCGCGCGGTACGGAGGGGGCGGCCACTTCGGAGCGGGCACGTGCCAGCTCGATCCCGCGCGGGCGGAGGCCCAGATCGCCGAGATCGTTTCGGTGCTGAAGGCGGGGGGCGCTCCCCCGGCGGACGCCGCGCCCGTTCGGACGAAAAAGGCGGCGCCGCGGAAGAAGGCCGCGTCGAAGAAGAAGGCCGGCGCCCGCAAGGCGCCGAAGGCGAAGGTCCGCCGGCGGGCCCGTCAGCGGTAG
- the proB gene encoding glutamate 5-kinase, with protein MNRDALGKARRLVVKAGTRTILDEAQRPDLGTLRRLLGEMVELKKSGRGVVFVSSGAIGTGLGPLGLSRRPESIPELQAAAAVGQSLLMQVYNGILEPLGYSVAQILLTHEDFQDRRRYLNVRNLLAVLEGKSVLPVINENDAVGVEEIRFGDNDILAGLVANATDADVTVLLSDVEGFYVDGALQAEVREVTPQIEAAAGGTSGLGSGGMASKVRCAKTVTAAGGCLLLVHGKKVTLREALEGKAGTLFLPTGTRLDHRKRWIAHTLKAAGALTVDEGGARALVRHGRSLLAVGITGCEGDFDVGDCVIVRDPSGAAIAKGLVNYPAADVRRILGRRTDEIERVLGYRSFDEIIHRDNLALVS; from the coding sequence ATGAACCGGGACGCGCTGGGAAAGGCACGGCGGCTGGTGGTCAAGGCCGGGACGCGGACGATTCTGGACGAGGCGCAGCGGCCGGACCTGGGGACCCTGCGGCGGCTGCTCGGGGAAATGGTGGAGCTCAAGAAGTCCGGGCGCGGCGTAGTCTTCGTCTCCTCGGGAGCGATCGGGACGGGCCTGGGGCCGCTGGGGCTTTCGCGCCGTCCGGAATCGATCCCGGAGCTTCAGGCGGCGGCGGCGGTGGGGCAGTCGCTCCTCATGCAGGTCTATAATGGGATTCTGGAACCTCTGGGGTATTCGGTCGCGCAGATCCTGCTGACGCACGAGGACTTTCAGGACCGGCGGCGGTACCTGAACGTGCGGAACCTCCTGGCGGTGCTCGAGGGCAAGAGCGTGCTTCCGGTGATCAACGAGAACGACGCGGTGGGGGTGGAGGAGATCCGGTTCGGCGACAACGACATCCTGGCGGGGCTCGTGGCCAACGCGACGGACGCGGACGTGACGGTGCTTCTGTCGGACGTGGAGGGCTTCTACGTGGACGGAGCGCTTCAGGCGGAGGTGCGGGAGGTGACTCCGCAGATCGAGGCCGCGGCGGGGGGGACGTCGGGGCTCGGCAGCGGGGGGATGGCGTCCAAGGTCCGCTGCGCCAAGACGGTGACGGCGGCGGGGGGATGCCTGCTGCTGGTACACGGCAAGAAGGTGACGCTCCGGGAGGCGCTCGAGGGAAAGGCGGGGACGCTTTTTCTTCCGACGGGGACGCGTCTGGACCACCGCAAGCGGTGGATCGCGCACACGCTGAAGGCCGCGGGGGCGCTGACGGTGGACGAAGGGGGCGCGCGGGCGCTGGTGCGCCACGGCCGGAGTCTCCTGGCCGTGGGAATTACGGGATGCGAGGGGGATTTCGACGTGGGGGATTGCGTGATCGTGCGGGATCCGTCGGGAGCGGCGATCGCCAAGGGGCTGGTGAATTATCCGGCGGCGGACGTGCGCCGGATCCTGGGGCGGCGGACGGACGAGATCGAGCGGGTGCTCGGCTACCGGTCGTTCGACGAGATCATTCATCGCGACAACCTGGCGCTTGTGTCGTAG